CTACGATGATGTGCCCACCCACCCAGAGCATGGCCGCTGTGCCGATGACCGAGAGTGCGTTGAGGACATAAGGCATGGCCTTGACCATGCCACGGCCCAATGCGGCACTGCCGGGGCGACCACTCTGGGCCAGCTTGAGGCCGACATCGTCCATCTTGACGATCAAGGCCACCACGCCGTACACCAGGGCAGTGATGGCCAGTGCCACCACAATCAGAATCAGCGCGCGGGAGACCAGTGGCTGGTCGGCGACTTCGGCAAGGGCAATGGCCATAATCTCTGCGGACAGGATCAGGTCGGTACGGATAGCGCCGCCCACCATTTTCTGCTCATGCTCCTCGCTGCTGAGATCGGCCAGGTCTTCTGCGGCCGACTCGGTATGGTGCCCGCCCGAGAAAGCTTCGTAGACCTTCTCTGCCCCTTCAAAGGCCAGATAGGTTCCGCCGGCCATCAGCACGTAGGTAATGGCGGAGGGCAAAAATTCGCTCAGGAGCAAAACAGCTGGCAGGATAAAGACCAGCTTGTTACGCAGCGACCCTTTCGCGATCTTGGCAATAATCGGCAGCTCGCGGGCTGGAGACAGACCCGTAACATAACGGGGCGTCACTGCGGCGTCGTCCACGACCACTCCAATGGTCTTCGTGCCCGCCCGGCCAGCGGCAGCGGCAATATCGTCTACGGACGCTGCGGCAGCACGTGCGATCACCGCAATATCATCCAGCAGGGCAACCAGACCGCCGCTCATCGGGCACTCCAGGGATAGGGAGAGGGCACATCTAACATCGGCTTAGCTTAGCAGTTCGGTATGCGGGCGCGGTTTAGGAAAGGCATGGGGAATGGGAGGGAATCACTTGATTTTGTTATTCGCATAGTAAATCAAGCTGCGGAGACAAAATTGTCTCCTCTTTTTCAACAATTCAAGCGGTCAGAAAGTTCTTCACCTCGCCCAGTCCGCCGGTGTTGCGCAGAACCTCGCCGCGCTCGCGGTCAATTAGGGCGGGGGTGCTCTGCACACCGTACTGCTCCGTCAGTGCACCGAATTCGGTGGCGTTCTGCTCACGGTGAACGGTCACGATCTGGCTGTCGAACTGGCCCTTGAGGGGCCTGGCCAGCATCAGCTTGAGGCGTTCGCAGTTGGGGCAGTTGTCCTGGGTCAGCAGCACGAAGCGGGTCTGATCGGTGAGGTTTGCAGAGGTTGTTTCAGTCATGGGCCAGGGCCTCCAGGTGGGCGGGGCGAGCGGGGTCTTTGCGGGTCACGCGGCGGGGTTCGGGCCAGATGTCGTCGAGGTCGTCTTCGGTCAGGGCTTCCACGGCAATCTTGGCGTAGGAGTTGCCCTTGGCACTGAAAAAATCGTGGGTGGTGCCCTTGGCCTTGATGCCGTTGCGGACGATGGGGTTGATTTCCTCGTCCTCGAAGGAGCGCTTCACCCCGAGGTTGTCGGCCAGCACGTTGCAGTTATAGCGGATGAACTTCTTCACCTCGTCCACCAGTCCCACGTCGGCGTACAGCATCTCGGTGTAGGCCAGCTCGTTGCGGTACAGCTGCATCAGGGTGTCCTCGTACCAGGCCAGGGCATACGCCTGCTCGGCCTCGTTCATCTCCGCGAACTTCTCCTGGGCCAGCAGCGCCACGTACACCCCGTGCACCGCCTCGTCCATGATGATGAGGTTGAAAATTTCGCCGGCCGACACCATCCGTCCCTGCCCCGCCAGGTAGAGGGGATAGAAGAACCCCGAGTAGAACAGCGCCGTTTCCAACATGCACGACACCACCATCTTCTTCCACAGGCCCACCCTTGACACGTCCGGGTCGTTATAGATGGCCATGATGATGCTGATTTTGTTCTGCAGCTGCGGCTGGGTCCGGACCCACTCGAACACCTCGCGCTCCTCGGAGGTGGTCAGGAAGGTCTTATTCATCAGGGAGTAGCTTTTGGCGTGGATGTCCTCCATCATGCCCTGGAACTGGATGGTGGCCTTGCGGATGTGGCCGTCCACCAGGTGCCGCAGCGCCGGCATACCGACTTCGCCCTGCAGGGTGTCCAGCGCGTTCAGCCCCGCCGAGGCGTGGATGTAGGTCCAGCGCTCGGCCTCGCTGAGCGACTTCCAGACGATGGCGTCGTTGCTCAGCGGAATCTCTTCGGGGAACCACAGCTGCGAGGTGTACTTCTCGTAGAAGGTGGCGCTGAAGCCGTCCTCGGGCTCGGACCAGTTGGTGGCGGAAAAGGGGTCGGTGTGGGGGTGCATGAGGCTCCTTTGCAGGGCGTGGGGGCGGAAATGGATTGAAGCGGAGCGTGCAGGAGGCTGAACGTCTGAGGGGGTGGGGGCGGCCCTTCCTTCCGGCCCCCCGACCTTCAGACACGCAGCGTTACACGGCGCAGGTCAGGCATTCCTCGATGGTGGTCTTGCGCATTCGGGTGTAGTAGAGGGTCTTGACGCCCTTGAGGTACGCCTGGATGTAGTAGCGTTGCAGGTCGCGGGTGCTGGAGTTCCCGGGCACGAACAGCGTGCAGCTGATGCCCTGGTCCACATGGCGCTGGGCCGTGGCGACCGTGTCCAGCACGCGGTTCATATCCATGTCGTAGGCTTCTTCGTAGTACCACTCGGTGTCCACGTTCAGGTGCGGCATCGGGTAGATGGTGCGGGCCTTGTTGGAGGTGCGCGTCTCGACCTTTTCGGTAATCGGCATGATGCTGGCCGAGGCGTGCGACACGTAGGAAATGGAGCCGGTCGGCGCAACCGCCATGACGAAGGAGTGGGCCAGGCCGTGCTGCTGGATATCGCGGACCAGCTGCGCCCAGTCTTCCCGCGTCGGCAGGGTGTGCCCCTCGAACAGCGCGGCCACCTCGGCGGTCTTGGGAGTGAAGTCCTTGGCCAGATACTGCTCGAAGTAGGAGCCGTCGGCGTAGCGGCTGCCCTCGAAGCCACCGAACACGAAACCGGTGTCACGGGCGATTTCCATGCTGGCTTTGCGGGCGTGGTAGTGAACCGCCGCAAAAAAGGTGTCCACGAAGTCCAGCGCCTCTTCCGAGCCGTAAATCAGTTCGTTCTTCGCCAGGAACGAGTGCAGACCCATCGCGCCCAGGCCGATGGAGCGCATCTCGTCGTTGGCACGCTTGACGGCCGGCACCTCGGTGACGGAGGTGGAGCGGGCCACGTCGTCCAGCATACGGATGGCGGCGCCCACCACGCGGCCCATGTCGCCGCTTTTCATGGTCTGCTCGATCACCAGGCTGGACAGGTTGCAGCTCACGTCCAGGCCGATGGTGTCCTTGTGCTCCTCACCGTAGGGGTGGAAGTAGCTGGGGCGGGTGGGCTGCAGGATTTCCGAGCAGAGGTTGCTCATCAGAATCTTGCCCACGTTGGGAATGGGGTTGGCGCGGTTGGCGTTGCCCTCGAACAGCAGGTAGGGGTAACCGCTCTCGCCCTGGGTGATGGCGATGTCCTCGAAGACCCGCCGCGCAGAGACGCGCTTCTTGCGGATACGGGGGTTGTCGGCCAGCGCCTGATACTCGCTGTTCCAGTCGATAGAGGTGAACTCGCGGCCGGTTTCCTGCTCGATGGAGTAGGGGTAGAACTGGTAGATGTCCTCGCCGGAACGCACCTTCTGCATGAAGATGTCGGGGATGGTGGCGCCCACGCTGAGGGTCTTGAGACGCGAGTCCTCGTCGGAAGCGATTTTCTTGGCGCTCAGCACGTCCATGAAGTCGGCGTGCATCACGCTGAGGTAGATGGCGCCCGCGCCGGGACGCTGCCCGGCCTGGTCGGCGTAGCGCAACATGTTGTCCAGCATCTTGGCGACACCCATCACGCCCTTGGTCACGTTCTGGATACCGCGCAGGCTCTCGCCACGGGCACGCAGGTTGCTCACCTCTACCCCGATACCGCCGCCGCCCTTGCTCAGTTCGGCCACGAAGCTGAGGGTCTTGGTAATCGAGTTGAGGTTGTCGGTGCAGTCCTGGAGCAGAAAGCAGCTGACCAGGCGGCCGGTGTTGGCCTTGCCGGAGTTCATCAGGGTGGGGGTGGCCGGGGTAAAGGTCTGGTTGACGAGGTGATGCACCAGTTCCAGCGCCTCTTCCACCGTGCTGCTGCGGGCCAGCGCGGTAATGCTCATGCGGTCCTCGTAGCGTTCCAGCCAGCGCGAGCGGTCGGGGGTCATGGTGGCGTACTCGGAATAGAACTTATAGGCACCCATGAACGACTTGAAGCGGAACTTGTAGCCGTAGGCGCGGTTGAAGACCTGCTGCACCTCGTCGTAGCTGTAGCGCTCGAACAGGCTGGCGTCCCAGACCCCGTTTTCGGTCATGTAACGGATTTTTTCCTTCAGGTCGTGGAAAAAGACCGTGTTGGGGTTGACCTTCTCCTGAAAATAAACCTGCAGGGCGTCGGTATCAAAAGTGGTGTTGATTTCGGTGCCCGCAAGCACCTTGTTGTTCAGTTCTATCCAGCGTTCCATATTCTTTGCCTCATTCCCGGACGAGTTCTGGCCGTCCATTCCCCGCAGCGCTGGCCTTGCCCGCGCCGCACTGATGTACTGAAATCTCAGTCCGCCGCGTGGCTGACGTACGCTCCCAGCCAGTCGGCCACGGCCTGCACGTCAGCAGCGTTCCCCGATTTATTGACCCGCGCCACGTAAGGCACGCCGTACTGCGCCGCGATCATGTCCCCTGCCCGCCCGAAGCTGTCGCCCCAGTGAAAGCTACCGCTGCTGACCACTCCGCGCATCAGCGCCCCATGCTGGCCCAGAAAGGAGGCGGTGCTGTCCGGCACGGCCCCGCTCCCGAAGGTATAGGTCAGCAGCAAGTAGGGTTGGTGGGGGTCAGCGTCAGCCAGAGCCACCGCCTCCAGCCCCGTCAGTCCCGCGACCTTGCAGGCGAAGCGGCGGGTGTTGCCGGTCATGGAATCGAAGATCAGTTGCATAGCGATGACTCCCCTGTCTCGGCACACCGCACCCTTCCCGACCAAGCCAGAGTCTTGGACGGTGAAGCAAGCATAAAGCGAGACAACACGCGCAAAAAACGCCGTTTGGCGCGTGCTTTCGGATGGTTGGCCAGTTGGTCTGACTGAGGGTGATTCTAGCCAGATTCTAAGAGGCTTGCAACCATATCTGTCACCTCGCCGGGGGCCATATACAAGATGTTGCGTCCTGGTCGGGACAAGTGGAGTTTTCGGGATGGCCTTAAGCTATCATGCCCGTGTGACCCCCTCCACTGCACTACAGCAATACACTGGAGATTTGCTGTCCAGCACACGGGAATGGACCAACCTGCACGACGACGAGTTGAAGCGGCGAGCAGCGCGGGCAGCGATGGAAAAGGACGTGACCGAACTGGTGTCACTGACCACAGCCTACCTGGCCCACGGGGGCAGCAGCGGAGTGCTGACCAGCCCACGCACGGTCGAGGCGTATCAGCTGGGAACGCGTCAATTTGTGGAGTACACCGCCGAGAACGCTGTGAGCATGCTCAAGCCAGGGCGGCATATGGCACAGGGCTATGTGAATTGGATGCTGGCGCAGGGCCGCAAGCCAGCGGGCGTGCAGCTCAAGGTGGCAGCGGCGGGCTGCCTGTACCGGGCATTGCGCTGGGCCGGGGCCACCGAGGCTGACCCTTTTAGAGATGTCCGCGTGCCTAAGGACCGCACCCCCGGCATCATCAAGCGGCCCCCCTATTCCGAAGACGAGATGGCCGATGTACTGGACGTGGCCGACATCCACGCCAAATTTTTGTTGTTCGTGACGGCCCACGCGGGTCTGCGGATCAGCGAGGCGCTGGCCCTGGAGTGGCAGGACATTGACGAGGATGGCGGGCACATTCATGTGCGCAGCGGCAAGGGGCGCAAGGCGCGGATGGTCGCCATGAGCACCAGCCTTAGCCGCGCGGCGCGGGCCTACCGGGTCACCCACGGCCCCGGAGGCGAGGAATACGACACCGGCTACCGCACCACCCCGCCGGAAAAGGTTTTTCGCTACGGCACGGTGATGACGGCCCGCTACCACCTGCAAAAGGCCTTCCGGGCCGCTGGCGTAGAATTCCGGGGCTTTCACCCTGGGCGCAAATACGCGG
This sequence is a window from Deinococcus radiophilus. Protein-coding genes within it:
- a CDS encoding tyrosine-type recombinase/integrase — protein: MTPSTALQQYTGDLLSSTREWTNLHDDELKRRAARAAMEKDVTELVSLTTAYLAHGGSSGVLTSPRTVEAYQLGTRQFVEYTAENAVSMLKPGRHMAQGYVNWMLAQGRKPAGVQLKVAAAGCLYRALRWAGATEADPFRDVRVPKDRTPGIIKRPPYSEDEMADVLDVADIHAKFLLFVTAHAGLRISEALALEWQDIDEDGGHIHVRSGKGRKARMVAMSTSLSRAARAYRVTHGPGGEEYDTGYRTTPPEKVFRYGTVMTARYHLQKAFRAAGVEFRGFHPGRKYAGTRLLQQVKDFGRVAAHLGHESVDTTRKGYARLAADDLKDDLAEW
- a CDS encoding DUF808 domain-containing protein, producing MSGGLVALLDDIAVIARAAAASVDDIAAAAGRAGTKTIGVVVDDAAVTPRYVTGLSPARELPIIAKIAKGSLRNKLVFILPAVLLLSEFLPSAITYVLMAGGTYLAFEGAEKVYEAFSGGHHTESAAEDLADLSSEEHEQKMVGGAIRTDLILSAEIMAIALAEVADQPLVSRALILIVVALAITALVYGVVALIVKMDDVGLKLAQSGRPGSAALGRGMVKAMPYVLNALSVIGTAAMLWVGGHIIVDGLAKLGFPELEHLIHDVAVSAAHAVPAAHTFVEWLVGTVGSGLFGLLVGFSVVALLHLLPLRRNAH
- a CDS encoding thioredoxin fold domain-containing protein is translated as MTETTSANLTDQTRFVLLTQDNCPNCERLKLMLARPLKGQFDSQIVTVHREQNATEFGALTEQYGVQSTPALIDRERGEVLRNTGGLGEVKNFLTA
- the nrdE gene encoding class 1b ribonucleoside-diphosphate reductase subunit alpha, producing the protein MERWIELNNKVLAGTEINTTFDTDALQVYFQEKVNPNTVFFHDLKEKIRYMTENGVWDASLFERYSYDEVQQVFNRAYGYKFRFKSFMGAYKFYSEYATMTPDRSRWLERYEDRMSITALARSSTVEEALELVHHLVNQTFTPATPTLMNSGKANTGRLVSCFLLQDCTDNLNSITKTLSFVAELSKGGGGIGVEVSNLRARGESLRGIQNVTKGVMGVAKMLDNMLRYADQAGQRPGAGAIYLSVMHADFMDVLSAKKIASDEDSRLKTLSVGATIPDIFMQKVRSGEDIYQFYPYSIEQETGREFTSIDWNSEYQALADNPRIRKKRVSARRVFEDIAITQGESGYPYLLFEGNANRANPIPNVGKILMSNLCSEILQPTRPSYFHPYGEEHKDTIGLDVSCNLSSLVIEQTMKSGDMGRVVGAAIRMLDDVARSTSVTEVPAVKRANDEMRSIGLGAMGLHSFLAKNELIYGSEEALDFVDTFFAAVHYHARKASMEIARDTGFVFGGFEGSRYADGSYFEQYLAKDFTPKTAEVAALFEGHTLPTREDWAQLVRDIQQHGLAHSFVMAVAPTGSISYVSHASASIMPITEKVETRTSNKARTIYPMPHLNVDTEWYYEEAYDMDMNRVLDTVATAQRHVDQGISCTLFVPGNSSTRDLQRYYIQAYLKGVKTLYYTRMRKTTIEECLTCAV
- the nrdI gene encoding class Ib ribonucleoside-diphosphate reductase assembly flavoprotein NrdI; the encoded protein is MQLIFDSMTGNTRRFACKVAGLTGLEAVALADADPHQPYLLLTYTFGSGAVPDSTASFLGQHGALMRGVVSSGSFHWGDSFGRAGDMIAAQYGVPYVARVNKSGNAADVQAVADWLGAYVSHAAD
- the nrdF gene encoding class 1b ribonucleoside-diphosphate reductase subunit beta, which produces MHPHTDPFSATNWSEPEDGFSATFYEKYTSQLWFPEEIPLSNDAIVWKSLSEAERWTYIHASAGLNALDTLQGEVGMPALRHLVDGHIRKATIQFQGMMEDIHAKSYSLMNKTFLTTSEEREVFEWVRTQPQLQNKISIIMAIYNDPDVSRVGLWKKMVVSCMLETALFYSGFFYPLYLAGQGRMVSAGEIFNLIIMDEAVHGVYVALLAQEKFAEMNEAEQAYALAWYEDTLMQLYRNELAYTEMLYADVGLVDEVKKFIRYNCNVLADNLGVKRSFEDEEINPIVRNGIKAKGTTHDFFSAKGNSYAKIAVEALTEDDLDDIWPEPRRVTRKDPARPAHLEALAHD